The Anaerolineae bacterium genome segment CAGTCCCAGAACTCGATGCCGATCCAGGCGGCCAGGAACAGATAATAACCGATGATGAAGAGGATGAGCGGCTCCTCACGGATCAGGAGGGAGACCAGCACCGCCAGGGTCAGGGTGATGGACATGAGGCCGCTGACGCCGGCCACCAGCCGGCGCACCGGCGCCGAGAGCTTAGCCAGCAGAGCCTTGCGCCGCGCCGCGGCGGACTCGCTCTCCAGCTTTCTCTTCTCTTCCTCTTTCTTCTTACCCTTTTTCTCCTCTTTCTTCGCTTTCTCCGCCTTCTCCACGGCGCGAAGCTGGCGCGCCAGATAGGTGGTGGTCCAGATGCCGCAGGCAATCACAGCCAGGCTCAGTGGTATGGTAACGCTGACGCGCTTCAGGACAAGTTCCCCCAGGATAACCATGGCGATCGTCAGCAGGACCTGCAGGATAGGCACCTTCAGGGCATCCAGGAGCACCAGTATCGTTTTGCGCCAGACGATTGGCTTAAAGCTCGACATAGCCCATCCTTATGATTGTTTCGCCGGCCCAGAGGGGGGCAGGAGATGCAGTACAGCCTCCAGCCGGCTGTTGATCTCGCTCAACTCCATGACGGTGCTCTGCCGGCGCACCAGCTCCTGCAGTTCCTGAATGCGGTTACTGACGCTGACCGGGTCCGCGACATCCTCCATCACCAGGTTGCTGGAGCGGCCGGCGGTCGTGATCTGCACATGTCCCACGTTCAAGAACCTCCCCAGCCCCACCCGCACCGCCGTGACAGAGTTGACATCCTCCAGCGGCAGGACCTGCCGCACCAACGCCAGGACGCCGCGCCGCAGGATGATGCGCTTATTCGTGACGACATACACGCAGAACCACCAATCCAGGAACGAAATGAGGAACCAGGGCAGGCCAACCAGCGGCGTCAGAATAGTCAGCACCAGCCAGATGACGGTGAAAGCCAGGAGGTCCTGGGGCCGGACAAGGTACAGGGTCAGCCAGAGCAGGGCAAGAAACAGGACAGCAACGGCGGCCAGGGAGGAGTAGAAGAGCTGGGGGATAACGCCGGCCCAGAAGGCGTAAGGCTTCTGCGGGCTTTCCTGCTCCTCCGAGATGGCCAACAGGCCGCGAGCGCGCAGGTGCTCCAGCCGGCGGCGGATTTCCGCGGCCTTGGCCTCCGCATGGCGCACAAAGGGGATCAGGTACGGCGTTGGCCGGCCGCGCGCCCAGAGCAGGATGTGACCGGTCTCCATCGCCTTCCAGATGCCGGACAGTACCGCCGGCTGGACCGATTCCGCGTTCGCCAGGTCCAGTGCCCCCAGCACCTCCGCCGGCAGTGTCCGATTGTTCAGGCGCACCTGGCGCACCTCCGAGGAAGACGTTTGAAAAGCTCCCAGGAGATAATGCCGCTGAATCCGATAGCCCTGCAGGACGTAGCGCGCCGGCCAGCCGGCCAGCAGGCGGTACACATTCCAGAACAGCAGTCCGAGCAGGCCGAACAACAGCAGTCCGCCGACGATGGGCTGTACCCCATCGGTCGCGCCGGCCGTGATGATGCCTCGACCGAGCCAGCCGGCCGTCAGCACCAGCACCCACACCGCCAGGCCGCCCCATCCCAGGCCGCGCACCCGCAGGCTGGCGCGCTTGCGGATCTGGACGGTCTCCGTAGGGTCATCAATTGGCACCGGGTCCAGCAAGCTCTTGAACCTGGACATGCGCACCCTCGTTCGAACTCTGCATCATATATTGTACCATATCCGGCCGGCCCGGGGAAAGGGGCAATACAGGCCGCCATACCCATCGGGCGATTTTTAAGCTTTGAAATTGGCCTCCGCCGGCCGGCAGGAGGCCCAATCTTAGGGATGCTGGAGTAAGTGCAGGAAAAGTTTGCACGTTTTGGCCGGTTATGCTATACTTAGGGCTGAGCAGACGTGGTGGGCGTAGCTCAACGGTAGAGCACTGGTCTGTGGAACCAGGTGTTACGGGTTCGAGCCCCGTCGTCCACCCCTTTTATATCCCGGCGCGAGGGGAACCATGGCTGATATGACCTGGTTCCCTTTTTTATACGCGAGCACGCCGGCCATCCGCAGAACGCCATCAGGAGGAGCATGACCATTATGCCGCATGTGGAACCACGCCTGCCCCGCGGCATGCGGGACATCCCCCCTCAGCAGATGATCCTCCGCCAATACGTCATGGGGGTGATCGAGAAGACCTTCAAGGCCTACGGCTTTGAGCCCCTGGAGACGCCGGCGGTGGAACTGCGCTCGGTGCTGATGGGCAAATACGGCGAGGACGCCGAACGCCTCATCTATGACGTCAGCCATGTGGGCGGCAAAGAGCAGCTGGCACTGCGCTATGACCTCACCGTGCCGCTGACCCGCTTCATCGCCATGAATCCGGGACTGCGCCTGCCCTTCAAGCGCTATCAGATTGCGCCGGTGTGGCGGGCGGAGCGGCCGGCCAAAGGCCGCTACCGCCAGTTCTATCAGTGCGACGCCGACATCGTGGGCACCGCCAGCATGCTGGCAGACGCCGAGATCATCACCCTGATCCATGACGTCCTGAGCCGGCTGGGCTTCACCAATTACACCATCTTCATCAATCACCGGCAGTTGCTGGCCGCGCTGGGCGAATATGCCGGCGTGCAGGGTGAGCAAGCCGGCGCCCTGTACCGCTCCATCGACAAGCTGGACAAGATCGGGGAAGAGGGCGTGCGCCAGGAGATGCTCGCCGGCGGGGTGCCGGCGAAAGCCGCTGACCGCCTGCTGTCCCTGCTCCGCATGGAGGGCACCAACGCAGAACTGCTGGCCGACATGCGCCGGCGGCTGGAGGGTCTGCCGGCGGCCGAAAAGGGCCTGAAAGAGCTGGAGGAACTGATCCAGTACCTGCACGAGTTCGGCGTGCCCGAGGAACGCTATCAGCTCGCCTTCTCCATGGTGCGGGGGCTGAGCTATTATACCGGGCCGATCTACGAGACCATCGTCCAGGAACCGAAGATCGGGAGCATCACCGGCGGCGGCCGCTACGACGATCTGATCGGCCTCTTCACCGGCCGCTCCCTGCCGGTCACCGGCACGACGGTGGGCATCGAGCGGATTATTGATGTCATCGAGGAACTGGGCATGTACCCGCCGTCGTTAGGGCGCACCACCGCCCAGCTCCTGGTCACCATCTTCGACGAGTCCACCCGGCCGGCCTCCATCCAGCTCTGCCAGGAACTGCGCCGGCAGGATATCCACGTCGAACTGTCCTTTGAGGTCGGCAAAATCGGCTCCCAAATCCGCTACGCCAGCCAGAAGGGCATCCCCTTCGTTGCTATCCTGGGGCCAGACGAGGTGCAGGCCGGCAAGGTCACCCTGCGGGACCTGGATAAGGCCGAGCAGGTGACGGTCGACCGAAATGAAGTCGTGCCGCTGTTGCGGCAGTGGCTGGCGGAACGCCAGCATCCCTCCGATGCGTCGGAAGGGTGGTGAAAGGAGCGCTGGAATGTCCACAGAAAATAACCCGCAAGGGCAGGGTCTGCGCCCGGAAGACCTGGAAAGCCTGAAGCAGGAGCTGAAGCGCCTGGGCGAACAGGTGGGGGAAGCCGGCCGGCTGCTCTGGAACAGCCCCCAGCGGCGCGCCCTGGAAGACCAGATTCAGGAAGGCCTGCAAAAGGTATCCCAGGAATTTCGCACCCTGTTCGACGAACTGCTGTCCAGCGATACAGCCGAAAAGGTGCGCGCCAAGGCCGAGGAGACTATTCAGACGACCGCCGGCAGTCCCATTGTGGAGGATATCCAGGAAGCGATGACCACCGGCCTGCGGGAGCTGAACGAGGAGCTGGAGAAACTGCTGGGCAAGCTGAACGACTACCTCGCCCAGACGCGCGAGGAGATGAAAAAAGAGCAGGACCAGCAGTAGGACACCGTCCGCGAACATGCTGTTATTCCTGATCCGCCATGGACAATCGCAGTACAACCTGATCGGGGAGGAAGCCGGCGCCGACAGCCCGCTCACCTCGCTGGGCTGGAAGCAGGCGGAGCGCGCCGGCGTGTGGCTGGCGCGCTTCGGCCGCTTCGATGCCGTGTACACCAGCCCCCTCCTGCGGGCGCGCCAGACCGCGGAGGGCCTTCTGCGCCACCTGGATGCGCCGGCGCCTGTGGTCATCGACGCCCTGCGCGAATCGGAATTCCATCTGCTGGAGGTCTTGCCGCAGTTCCAGCACCCTCTGGACCCTATCTGCGGAGATCGCTTCTCGCCCCTGCCGGCCCGCTATCAGTCCTTCCGCCGGCAGGTCCAATCCGCCGTCCAGCACATCATCGAAACCGCGCTGGCATCCTCCCATGAAAAGGTGCTGGTGGTATCTCACGGCGGCACCATCGGCACCATGGTGCGTCTGCTCATCGGATGCCACGGCATTTCCATCTGGACGCACAACTGCGGCGTGCACTGCCTGGGCTGGACGGATGGGCGCTGGGAAATTCGCTTTATGAACCAGACATATTTCCTGGACGGCCTGGACGGCACCCGGTCGGAGCAGTAAGCGATGGACTGGCGCAGACGTCTGCAAACCCTGGGAATGCTACGGGACAGCCCGGCGCGCAGTGCCGGCCTGACCCGCCGCCGGCTCTATCGCCCCATCGAGGAAGTCGTCCCCGGCCAAATTATCGAGACGCCGGCCGGCCCCTGTTTCGTCTCCGAACAGCGCTTCACCGCCGACAGGCCGCACGGCCGCTGGCCCCTGGGCGACCTGTTCCACCGCTCCCCCGAAATCCTGGCCCGCCTGCTGGATCCTCCCGAACAAACGCCGGCCCTGGACCCGCGCCAGATCGTCTTCCTGGACACGGAAACGACCGGGTTGGCCGGTGGCACCGGCACCTACGCCTTCCTGGTAGGCATCGGATTCTTCCCCGATGACCAGACCTTCATCATCCGGCAGTATTTCATGCGGGATTACGACGAGGAACCGGCGCAGATGAGCGCCCTGATCGAGGCGCTGGAGCCGTTCGGCGCCCTCGGGAGCTTCAACGGCCGCTCCTTCGATATCCCCATCCTGGAGACACGGCTGGCGCTCCAGCGCCTGCCCAGCCGGCTCTCCCGCCTGCCGCACATGGACCTCCTGCGGCCGGCACGGCGGGTCTGGCGCCGTGTGCTGATGTCCTGCGCCCTCTCATCCCTGGAACAGGCCGTCCTGGCGGTGCGCCGCGCCGGCACCGATGTGCCGAGCTGGATGATCCCAAGCCTGTATTTCGAGTATCTGCAGACCGGCGAGGCGACCCCGCTGGCCGGCGTCTTCTACCATAACCAGCAGGACATCCTCTCCATGGTCACCCTGGCGAATCATCTGTGCCGCCTGCTGGAAAACCCGGCGGAGGCCGGCCGGCACCCCCTGGAGCTGGCCGGCCTTGCCCGCTGGCACGAATCCCACGGAGACCTGGATCGCGCCATCACGCTGTACCGTGAGGCACTGGCCCACCCCCTCTCGCCAGAGGAACGATCGCGGCTTCTCCGCCGGCTCTCGGCGCTCCTGAGGCGCGCCCACCGCCACGAGGAGGCGTTGGGGCTGTGGCAGGCACTGATGGCCGCCGGCGAGGTCGAGCAAGCGGTGGAAATCCTGGTGGACCTCGCCAAATACCATGAATGGCAGAGGCGCGACATCCCTCGCGCCCTGGAATTCACGGAACAAGCCATCGCCACCGCGGCCGGCCTGCGCCCCTCGCCGGCGCGAGCGCTCATGCTGGAGGGGCTGGAGCGCCGGCGCGAACGCCTTCTGCGCAAACTGCGTCCCGCCCCCCGCCGGCAGGATGTGGGCCACCTTTGAGGCGACTGTCATCCCGAAGGCACAAGGCCCTCTTTTGCCGAATTGCCCTACTTCAGGTATGATGGATGAGATAGAAAGCCGCTCCGCGCTCGCCTGACATGGAGGAGGAAGCCGTGGTCGCAATTTATGTCACATCCGCCGAGACCTTCGCCGGCAAAAGCGCCGTATGCGTCGGCCTGGCCATGCGCTTTTCCCAGGACGGCATCCGCTTCGGCTACATGAAGCCGGTGAGCCGCGCCGCGCGGTCCATCGCCGGCCAAACCACCGACCCCGACGTGGCCTTCATCAAGGAAACCTTCTCCCTGCCCGAGCCACATGAACTGCTGAACCCGGTTGCCCTCACCCCACAGTTTGAGGAAGCCATCCTGCGGGGCGAGGTGCAGATGGATTTTGCCGGCCGCATCCAGGAGGCCTATCATCAACTGGCGCAGGGGCGCGAGGTGATGCTGTTGGAAGCCGGCACCAACCTGCGCGAGGGCTTTCTGATTGGCCTGCCGGCGTACCGCCTCGCCGATATCCTCGGAGCACACGAGCTGGTCGTCGCCCGCTACGCCGATAACCTCCTCGACGACGTTCTGGCCGCCCGGGAAATCCTCGGCGATACCATGCTGGGCGTGGTCATCAACGCCGTGCCGCGCCCCTATCTGGGACACGTCTCGGATGTGCTCCAGCCCTACCTTGAACGCCATCGCGTCCCGGTCCTGGGCATCCTGCCCGAGGACCAGCTCCTGCAGTCCCTGGATGTCCGCGAGCTGGCCGAAGTGGTAGAAGGGCGTGTGCTGTGCTGTGAGGATGCCCTGGATCAGCTCGTCGAGCATTTCATGATCGGCGCCATGAGCGTGGATTCCGCCCTGGCGTACTTCCGCCTCAAGCCCAACAAGGCGGTCATCACCGGCGGCGACCGCGCCGATATCCAGCTCGCGGCGCTGGAGACCTCCACCCGCTGTCTGGTGCTGACCGGCAACCTGTATCCCAGCACCGTGATCCTGGAGCGAGCAAAGCATGTGGGCGTACCCATTGTGCTGTCCAAATACGACACCATGTCCACGGTTGCCCGCATCTATCAGTATTTCGGCAGGACCCGCTTCCATCAGCGCAAGAAGCTGGCACGCTTTATGGAGTTGATGCAGGAGCGGTTTGACTTCGCGCGCTTGTACGCGCTGGCCGGCCTCCAGAAGCCGGCATGACCCCACCCCAACTGGCAATATCCATTTCCTTGAGGAGGAATTGCTCTATGACCACGATCGAAGAAATCTTCGCCCGGGAAATCCTGGATTCCCGCGGCAACCCCACCGTGGAGGTGGAAGTCGTTCTGGAAAGCGGGGCCATCGGCCGCGCCGCGGTGCCGTCCGGCGCCTCCACCGGCGCGCATGAGGCGGTCGAACTGCGCGACGGCGACAAGTCCCGCTACAACGGCAAAGGCGTGCTCAAGGCCGTCGAGAACGTCAACAACATCATCGCCAACGAACTGCTCGGCTGGGACGCGCTGGACCAGGTGGGCATTGACGAGATGCTCATTGAGCTGGACGGCACCCCCAACAAAAGCAACCTGGGTGCCAACGCCATCCTGGGCGTCTCCCTGGCCGTGGCCAAG includes the following:
- a CDS encoding phosphotransacetylase family protein, giving the protein MVAIYVTSAETFAGKSAVCVGLAMRFSQDGIRFGYMKPVSRAARSIAGQTTDPDVAFIKETFSLPEPHELLNPVALTPQFEEAILRGEVQMDFAGRIQEAYHQLAQGREVMLLEAGTNLREGFLIGLPAYRLADILGAHELVVARYADNLLDDVLAAREILGDTMLGVVINAVPRPYLGHVSDVLQPYLERHRVPVLGILPEDQLLQSLDVRELAEVVEGRVLCCEDALDQLVEHFMIGAMSVDSALAYFRLKPNKAVITGGDRADIQLAALETSTRCLVLTGNLYPSTVILERAKHVGVPIVLSKYDTMSTVARIYQYFGRTRFHQRKKLARFMELMQERFDFARLYALAGLQKPA
- the hisS gene encoding histidine--tRNA ligase; its protein translation is MTIMPHVEPRLPRGMRDIPPQQMILRQYVMGVIEKTFKAYGFEPLETPAVELRSVLMGKYGEDAERLIYDVSHVGGKEQLALRYDLTVPLTRFIAMNPGLRLPFKRYQIAPVWRAERPAKGRYRQFYQCDADIVGTASMLADAEIITLIHDVLSRLGFTNYTIFINHRQLLAALGEYAGVQGEQAGALYRSIDKLDKIGEEGVRQEMLAGGVPAKAADRLLSLLRMEGTNAELLADMRRRLEGLPAAEKGLKELEELIQYLHEFGVPEERYQLAFSMVRGLSYYTGPIYETIVQEPKIGSITGGGRYDDLIGLFTGRSLPVTGTTVGIERIIDVIEELGMYPPSLGRTTAQLLVTIFDESTRPASIQLCQELRRQDIHVELSFEVGKIGSQIRYASQKGIPFVAILGPDEVQAGKVTLRDLDKAEQVTVDRNEVVPLLRQWLAERQHPSDASEGW
- a CDS encoding PH domain-containing protein, giving the protein MSRFKSLLDPVPIDDPTETVQIRKRASLRVRGLGWGGLAVWVLVLTAGWLGRGIITAGATDGVQPIVGGLLLFGLLGLLFWNVYRLLAGWPARYVLQGYRIQRHYLLGAFQTSSSEVRQVRLNNRTLPAEVLGALDLANAESVQPAVLSGIWKAMETGHILLWARGRPTPYLIPFVRHAEAKAAEIRRRLEHLRARGLLAISEEQESPQKPYAFWAGVIPQLFYSSLAAVAVLFLALLWLTLYLVRPQDLLAFTVIWLVLTILTPLVGLPWFLISFLDWWFCVYVVTNKRIILRRGVLALVRQVLPLEDVNSVTAVRVGLGRFLNVGHVQITTAGRSSNLVMEDVADPVSVSNRIQELQELVRRQSTVMELSEINSRLEAVLHLLPPSGPAKQS
- a CDS encoding tetratricopeptide repeat protein, with translation MDWRRRLQTLGMLRDSPARSAGLTRRRLYRPIEEVVPGQIIETPAGPCFVSEQRFTADRPHGRWPLGDLFHRSPEILARLLDPPEQTPALDPRQIVFLDTETTGLAGGTGTYAFLVGIGFFPDDQTFIIRQYFMRDYDEEPAQMSALIEALEPFGALGSFNGRSFDIPILETRLALQRLPSRLSRLPHMDLLRPARRVWRRVLMSCALSSLEQAVLAVRRAGTDVPSWMIPSLYFEYLQTGEATPLAGVFYHNQQDILSMVTLANHLCRLLENPAEAGRHPLELAGLARWHESHGDLDRAITLYREALAHPLSPEERSRLLRRLSALLRRAHRHEEALGLWQALMAAGEVEQAVEILVDLAKYHEWQRRDIPRALEFTEQAIATAAGLRPSPARALMLEGLERRRERLLRKLRPAPRRQDVGHL
- a CDS encoding histidine phosphatase family protein, with amino-acid sequence MLLFLIRHGQSQYNLIGEEAGADSPLTSLGWKQAERAGVWLARFGRFDAVYTSPLLRARQTAEGLLRHLDAPAPVVIDALRESEFHLLEVLPQFQHPLDPICGDRFSPLPARYQSFRRQVQSAVQHIIETALASSHEKVLVVSHGGTIGTMVRLLIGCHGISIWTHNCGVHCLGWTDGRWEIRFMNQTYFLDGLDGTRSEQ